TGGACGAAATTTTGACCTTGATCCATACTCAATGCGGGAAAAAACGCCTGAAAATTGCACGGCGGCCTGTTTCCGCGTATAGTTTCCCTGTTGACGTAACGCAGTGTGTTTGCGGCCACCAACCGCAAAAAACTGTATAAAAACCTCGCTCCGGCGGGGTTTTTTTGTTTTCAGCGGCTGCATAACCAAACGTGATCCGCCGCGCAGTTTTCTGCGGGTGCGTAAAAAGCAGTTGTCGGCGACGAAATCCTGTGTTTGTATAAATCCTGTTAATTACATGACAGACAGGTCCCTAATGAACGCTTCCACAATGTCGATGAACCTACTAAAAACCGCGCATAACGCCGCGGTGGTCGTCGTGCGTGTGGTGGTGGTCGTCGGCAATGCGCCGTAGGGTCCGGAACAACACACGATTCCAAAACCCCGCCGGCGCAAACCGGCGGGGTTTTTCGTTCAACACCCTCCGGAAAGCTGGCCCAGAAGAAAAGGACTGGAGCATGGCAAGTTCGGGCAGCACATCACAACCCACGCGCTACACTGGCGCGCAACTGATTGTTCATTTACTGGAACGACAGGGCATCACCACGGTAACCGGTATTCCTGGCGGTACGGTTCTGCCGCTGTACGACGCGCTCAGCCAGAGCAAACAGATTCGCCATGTGCTGGCGCGCCACGAGCAGGGCGCAGGTTTTATTGCGCAGGGCATGGCGCGTACGCAGGGTAAACCAGCGGTCTGTCTGGCCTGTAGCGGGCCGGGAGCGACCAACCTGGTGACCTCCATTGCCGATGCGCGCCTCGATTCCATCCCGCTGGTTTGCATTACCGGCCAGGTACCCGCCTCGATGATCGGCACCGATGCGTTCCAGGAAGTGGACACTTACGGCATCTCTATCCCCATCACCAAACACAACTACCTGGTGCGTGATATCGCTGAACTGCCGCAGGTGATCTGCGATGCGTTTCGCATTGCGCAGTCTGGCCGCCCCGGCCCGGTGTGGATAGATATTCCTAAAGATGTGCAGACGGCGGAAATCACCCTGAGCGAGTTGCCGGAACCTGGCTACAAAGCCCCTGCTCCGGCCTGGAATGCGCAGGCGGTACGCGAAGCCGCAGAGATGATCAATGCCGCGC
The Kosakonia oryzae genome window above contains:
- the ivbL gene encoding ilvB operon leader peptide IvbL; amino-acid sequence: MNASTMSMNLLKTAHNAAVVVVRVVVVVGNAP